In the genome of Hydractinia symbiolongicarpus strain clone_291-10 chromosome 5, HSymV2.1, whole genome shotgun sequence, one region contains:
- the LOC130645652 gene encoding zinc finger protein 616-like: MFNMQIDPEKIVEFSIQGGTPYYRVRWHDAWVEEESLSHTWQHLIDNFWKIQSEQHSTTKYAQNTNKLLPNFSSLLSNSCITQDDNQHSMNSNLTELRSTTVHPTTATTLSFNSSFHYPQDSSHHEQNNGLIQFNNDSRNLTQHISGNEQFTKTPPAILGNNDVFRHQSSIEYTQPFPLSVPDFTLMPERTAQMKDSLKEKVTQKSHCVKKVASKARVVRKIKPTLQADVSSCSDNVICSDCGRDFSRTVKPKKRLREHVRRMHLKNGKFKCLQCPKTFVCQQGLRDHEPVHSKERKHSCSYCNETFLRLSHLYIHLRTHEEEKNFRCEACFGTFNVQSELKDHCDSKHSSVSANVKCGVCKQNLYSAQSVYSHSLRHSGTRNFKCDVCGSTFKRKQILDQHKKRHETNVTSQSFQCDVCKKELTTKSSLREHMFLVHKKSLEETDHKCEVCGKCFRNWANYRRHVQLHPKLLDNSTIALAQEKDVLNTLGANNLSSHRFKCNICSQEFDTTKLMLEHLKEHQATPNTEVATGAGSVEGLACSVCLKAFTNRKYLRSHMQIHKSIELKCDVCGMLFKRKDTLRMHKKRHIERNETASTLTSKSGEMYNVRRELRDKIGKADQDGRVSCPYCKKVFNTRKLLLAHIVLHGDVFHSCDICGKSYKQKSCLNKHRKTHVNKATKASRVTKQRNVVNHITKLNQSRLTRKKRDEVVEESSNFVGEARLTQVSDEHLKNSDQQGVVKEDNVSSEINLTTDKSESHEEDNSMFFCITCDKVFPTKKQLKSHQLSHSDTIHNCTVCGKTYLRRNFLSKHMIKVHGSQKLDSQVSASVTEDCNNELVTNAVKIIIETQCSKS; encoded by the exons ATGTTTAACATGCAAATCGATCCTGAAAAGATTGTAGAGTTTTCTATCCAG GGCGGCACGCCTTACTATCGGGTTCGATGGCATGATGCATGGGTAGAGGAAGAATCTCTTTCACACACGTGGCAACATTTGATTGATAACTTTTGGAAGATTCAATCAGAACAACACAGCACTACAAAGTATGCGCAAAACACAAACAAATTATTGCCCAACTTTTCCAGTCTTTTGTCTAATAGTTGCATCACACAAGATGATAACCAACATTCCATGAATAGTAATCTTACTGAGTTAAGAAGTACTACTGTTCATCCAACAACTGCAACCACACTCTCTTTCAATAGCAGTTTCCATTACCCACAGGATAGCAGTCATCACGAGCAAAATAATGGACTTATTCAGTTTAACAATGACAGTCGCAACTTAACTCAGCACATATCTGGGAATGAGCAGTTCACAAAAACACCCCCTGCGATACTTGGTAACAACGATGTTTTTCGTCATCAGTCGAGTATTGAATACACACAACCGTTTCCACTTTCTGTACCAGACTTTACTCTCATGCCTGAGCGAACTGCACAAATGAAAG ATTCGTTGAAGGAGAAAGTTACCCAAAAATCACATTGTGTGAAGAAAGTAGCCAGCAAAGCACGTGTTGTTCGTAAAATTAAACCAACTTTACAAGCTGACGTGAGTAGCTGTAGCGATAATGTTATATGTAGCGACTGCGGGAGAGACTTTTCTCGTACTGTGAAGCCAAAGAAGAGATTACGTGAACATGTCCGCCGAATGCATTTAAAGAACGGAAAGTTCAAATGCTTGCAATGCCCAAAAACGTTTGTATGTCAGCAAGGCTTAAGAGATCACGAACCAGTTCATAGTAAGGAGCGGAAACATAGCTGCTCCTATTGCAACGAAACTTTCTTGAGGCTATCTCATTTATATATCCATTTACGAACACACGAAGAAGAGAAGAATTTTCGTTGCGAAGCTTGTTTTGGCACGTTTAACGTACAATCTGAACTTAAAGATCATTGTGACAGCAAACACAGCAGTGTTTCGGCTAACGTGAAGTGCGGAGTTTGTAAACAAAACCTTTACTCAGCGCAGTCCGTTTACTCACATAGCTTAAGACACTCCGGTACTCGCAATTTTAAATGCGACGTTTGCGGCTCGACAtttaaacgtaaacaaatattaGACCAACATAAAAAACGGCACGAAACTAACGTGACGTCACAATCTTTTCAGTGCGACGTTTGCAAGAAGGAACTCACTACTAAGTCGTCTTTACGGGAGCATATGTTCTTAGTACATAAAAAGTCTTTGGAAGAAACTGATCACAAGTGTGAAGTGTGTGGGAAATGTTTTCGTAACTGGGCCAATTATCGACGTCACGTTCAGCTGCATCCAAAGCTGTTGGATAATTCCACTATCGCGCTGGCACAGGAAAAAGATGTTCTAAACACACTTGGTGCGAACAATTTAAGTTCGCATCGCTTCAAATGCAACATTTGTTCCCAAGAATTCGATACGACGAAGTTGATGCTAGAACATTTGAAAGAACATCAAGCAACTCCTAACACGGAAGTCGCAACTGGCGCAGGGAGTGTTGAAGGCCTGGCTTGTTCTGTTTGTTTAAAAGCTTTCACTAACCGGAAGTATCTCAGGAGCCATATGCAAATTCATAAATCCATTGAACTGAAGTGTGACGTATGTGGTATgttgtttaaaagaaaagacACGTTACGCATGCACAAGAAGAGACATATAGAGAGAAACGAAACAGCAAGCACTCTTACAAGCAAATCAGGTGAAATGTACAACGTCCGTAGAGAGTTAAGGGATAAAATCGGTAAAGCTGATCAAGATGGGCGTGTCTCTTGTCCATATTGTAAAAAGGTATTCAACACACGCAAGTTGCTGTTGGCGCATATTGTACTGCATGGCGATGTTTTTCATTCGTGTGATATATGCGGTAAAAGTTACAAACAGAAAAGCTGCTTAAATAAACATCGGAAAACCCATGTGAACAAAGCGACGAAAGCTAGTCGAGTAACGAAACAGAGGAACGTAGTAAATCATATAACCAAACTTAACCAATCGCGTTTAACTCGAAAAAAGCGAGACGAAGTTGTCGAGGAATCTTCAAACTTTGTAGGCGAAGCTAGATTAACACAAGTTTCTGacgaacatttaaaaaattcagacCAACAAGGAGTTGTTAAGGAAGACAACGTGTCAAGTGAAATCAACCTTACAACTGACAAAAGTGAGTCTCACGAGGAGGATAACTCCATGTTTTTTTGTATAACGTGTGACAAAGTATTTCCCAcgaaaaaacaattgaaaagtcaTCAACTATCTCATAGCGATACTATACACAATTGCACAGTATGTGGAAAAACTTATCTCCGCCGAAACTTCTTGAGTAAACATATGATAAAAGTTCACGGTAGCCAAAAATTGGACAGCCAAGTAAGTGCAAGTGTGACGGAGGATTGTAATAACGAACTGGTTACAAATGCAGTAAAAATTATCATAGAAACACAATGCTCAAAATCATAA
- the LOC130645657 gene encoding frizzled-10-B-like, translating to MLANFVTVVVIVSIYSDISVLSLLIDEGKCVKLEVELCSDINYNMTLMPNVKMNVDKMDEATRRVSEFSPLFSVKCYENFKFFICNMFLPICHTIDNTPTPVYPCRHVCEAARDGCEPLMKKYRFEWPEVLRCDFLSSMDDNALCGSPPDSKPTKPTKISRKTTKALSLTTKPTWVQIIEKFPKGIDWLSSLKKTSNWNVFVKVFGGKNLKFRTICSMDPESVYIKKDKKEYCAPKCENHEPFTSADVKFATVWISTWGIICFLSTALTVTTFLIDHKRFKYPERPIIFLSFCYNLYSIGYLIRAFGGYKNIICENSENGKHVVIEGMSVTSCTLVFFFLYFFGMASALWWVILSLTWFLSSALKWGHEAIEKYSSLFHAISWTVPTIQTIVALVTRKVDADKLSGLCYIGNSNSKDLLLFVALPLLIYLLIGTLFLCMGFVALVKIRKELRRERNTNKFERLVLRIGVFSVLYSVPASVVVGCFLHEYNRLKKMEEKTENIFVCLTNRNCTDDILPKPELFFLRYFMLLVVGVTSGVWIWTSKTLNSWRRFYAKKTGRDDPEERKKLYKQQSHQQQRQNRRSSSDGINPPSGVPSTAVTTLHGSSNHMNQQQHVYMPPPTRFFFPTQQTSTGFMQAHNVPISHAKIDSVSRGYTVTPISNFDSDVNSQYDPTNHNYIPAYNTRDEISNPPPSKNYSRSSSDQRSVSQHSSQYNNGTLPRSSHGNQPGSPKSISTRSHRSNDDQRL from the coding sequence ATGTTGGCCAACTTTGTAACCGTCGTTGTTATCGTATCAATTTATAGTGACATTAGCGTGTTATCGTTACTTATCGATGAAGGAAAATGCGTAAAATTGGAAGTTGAGTTATGCAGTGATATAAACTACAACATGACGTTAATGCCAAACGTCAAAATGAATGTCGACAAAATGGATGAAGCGACACGACGTGTTAGTGAATTTTCGCCGTTATTTTCGGTGAAATGTTATGAAAACTTCAAGTTTTTTATATGTAACATGTTTTTACCAATTTGTCATACTATCGACAACACTCCGACGCCGGTATATCCCTGCCGACATGTTTGTGAAGCGGCTCGAGATGGATGCGAACCTTTAATGAAAAAATATCGTTTCGAATGGCCAGAGGTGTTAAGATGCGATTTTTTATCAAGTATGGACGACAATGCGTTGTGCGGAAGCCCACCCGACTCAAAACCAACCAAGCCAACAAAAATATCAAggaaaacaacaaaagctttaaGTTTAACAACAAAACCGACATGGGTTcagataattgaaaaatttcCGAAGGGAATCGATTGGCTGTCGTCGTTGAAAAAGACAAGTAATTGGAATGTATTCGTGAAAGTGTTTGGCGGTAAAAATCTAAAGTTTAGAACGATATGTAGTATGGATCCAGAGTCAGTGTACATcaagaaagataaaaaagagTATTGCGCACCAAAATGTGAAAACCACGAGCCATTCACGTCGGCTGACGTAAAATTTGCCACAGTGTGGATCTCAACATGGGGCATTATTTGTTTTCTCTCGACAGCTCTTACTGTCACTACGTTTTTAATCGATCACAAACGATTCAAATATCCCGAGAGACCGATCATATTTTTATCGTTTTGTTATAACCTCTACTCGATTGGTTATTTAATTCGTGCTTTTGGCGGGTACAAAAACATTATCTGTGAAAACTCTGAGAATGGCAAGCACGTGGTCATCGAAGGAATGTCTGTTACATCCTGTACGTtggtgtttttctttctttatttttttgggaTGGCGTCTGCGCTTTGGTGGGTAATTTTATCTCTGACATGGTTTTTATCGTCGGCTTTAAAGTGGGGTCATGAAGCTATTGAGAAATATTCGTCGCTTTTTCATGCCATATCCTGGACGGTACCGACTATTCAAACCATTGTTGCCTTGGTAACCAGAAAAGTTGACGCCGACAAACTGTCTGGACTGTGTTACATCGGCAACTCCAACAGTAAAGACTTACTACTTTTTGTCGCACTTCCTCTGCTGATTTATTTATTGATTGGAACTTTATTTTTGTGCATGGGATTTGTGGCGTTGGTGAAAATACGGAAAGAGCTTCGCAGGGAGAGAAATACGAATAAATTCGAGCGGTTAGTGTTGCGTATTGGAGTATTTTCGGTCTTGTATTCTGTGCCAGCTTCGGTTGTTGTTGGCTGTTTTCTACACGAGTATAACCGCTTAAAAAAAATGGAGGAGAAAACAGAAAATATATTTGTGTGTTTAACCAACCGAAATTGCACAGATGATATCTTACCCAAACCTGAACTTTTCTTCCTGCGTTACTTTATGTTACTGGTCGTAGGTGTGACTAGCGGAGTGTGGATATGGACTTCAAAAACTCTAAATTCTTGGAGAAGATTTTACGCGAAAAAAACGGGACGCGATGATCcagaagaaagaaagaaactctACAAGCAGCAGTCGCATCAACAACAACGCCAAAATCGCCGGTCGTCAAGTGATGGTATCAATCCACCGTCTGGGGTACCGTCAACAGCAGTCACGACGCTTCACGGTAGCAGTAACCACATGAATCAACAACAGCATGTGTATATGCCACCTCCAACCAGATTTTTCTTTCCAACACAACAAACATCAACCGGCTTCATGCAGGCGCACAATGTACCTATTTCACACGCTAAAATTGACAGTGTATCTAGGGGTTATACAGTTACTCCCATCTCGAACTTTGATTCAGATGTGAACAGCCAATACGATCCCACCAATCATAATTATATACCAGCTTACAATACGCGGGATGAAATTTCAAACCCTCCaccctcaaaaaattattcaaggAGTTCATCTGACCAGCGCTCTGTTTCGCAGCATTCATCACAATATAACAACGGGACATTGCCAAGGAGTAGTCATGGCAACCAGCCAGGTTCTCCAAAAAGTATTTCAACTCGTTCGCATCGCTCAAATGATGATCAAAGGCTATAG